The following coding sequences are from one Roseburia hominis A2-183 window:
- a CDS encoding MATE family efflux transporter, translated as MTESNKMKEMPVKKLMVQMGIPMILSMALQAVYNIVDSAFVGNMKVGSEAALNALTLVFPVQMLMVAVGIGTGVGTNALLARTLGQGNTKKAAKVAGNSLFLGGIIYAVCLLFGIAGVKAYISSQTVDPEVISMGTSYLRICCVISFGIIFFSLFEKLLQATGRSLYSTIGQVVGAVINIILDPVMIYGIGPVPEMGVKGAAYATVIGQVASAVLLFLFHMKLNQEFEHGVEYMKPDAGIIKEIYAIGLPAIIAQALMSIMVYVMNLILKFSPSAQTAYGLFYKVQQFVLFLAFGLRDAITPIIAFAYGMGSKKRIKDGIKYGLLYTTALMIFGIIITEVFPGAFATLFNAGQSREYFIGAMRIISISFIFAGINVAYQGIYQALDGGIESLVISLLRQLVIILPLAGIFSIFARNGQMGISLIWWAFPITEMIACLVGYVFLKRIRKNKVERLS; from the coding sequence ATGACAGAGAGTAACAAGATGAAGGAAATGCCGGTAAAGAAGCTTATGGTGCAGATGGGAATACCGATGATCTTATCCATGGCATTGCAGGCTGTCTACAATATTGTGGACAGCGCCTTTGTCGGAAACATGAAAGTGGGGAGTGAGGCGGCATTAAATGCACTTACGCTGGTGTTCCCGGTTCAAATGCTTATGGTGGCAGTTGGAATCGGAACGGGTGTGGGGACAAATGCACTTTTGGCAAGGACACTCGGGCAGGGAAATACAAAAAAGGCAGCGAAGGTTGCAGGCAACAGTTTATTCCTCGGAGGAATCATTTATGCAGTATGCCTGTTGTTTGGAATTGCCGGAGTGAAGGCATATATTTCCTCACAGACGGTTGATCCGGAAGTAATTTCGATGGGAACAAGCTATCTTAGAATATGCTGCGTGATTTCCTTTGGAATTATCTTCTTTTCTTTATTTGAAAAGTTATTGCAGGCAACCGGACGTTCTTTATATTCGACCATCGGTCAGGTTGTGGGAGCCGTGATCAATATCATTCTTGATCCGGTTATGATCTATGGTATCGGACCGGTTCCTGAAATGGGAGTAAAAGGCGCAGCCTACGCGACGGTGATCGGTCAGGTGGCGTCTGCGGTATTGCTGTTTTTGTTCCATATGAAATTGAATCAGGAATTTGAGCATGGAGTGGAGTACATGAAGCCGGATGCCGGTATCATAAAAGAAATCTATGCGATCGGACTTCCGGCAATCATTGCGCAGGCGCTGATGTCGATCATGGTTTATGTGATGAACTTGATTCTGAAGTTCAGCCCTTCTGCACAGACCGCATACGGACTGTTCTATAAAGTCCAGCAGTTTGTGTTGTTCTTAGCATTCGGACTCAGAGATGCAATTACACCCATTATTGCTTTTGCTTATGGAATGGGAAGCAAAAAGAGAATCAAGGACGGAATAAAATATGGTCTCCTGTATACAACGGCGCTGATGATTTTTGGTATCATTATCACGGAAGTGTTCCCGGGAGCATTTGCGACACTGTTTAATGCCGGGCAATCCAGAGAATATTTTATTGGAGCGATGCGGATTATCTCCATCAGCTTTATCTTTGCCGGAATCAATGTGGCATATCAGGGCATTTATCAGGCTTTGGACGGAGGTATCGAGTCACTGGTGATTTCGCTGCTCAGACAGCTTGTCATCATATTGCCGCTGGCAGGAATTTTTTCAATCTTTGCAAGAAACGGTCAGATGGGCATCTCACTGATCTGGTGGGCATTTCCGATCACGGAGATGATAGCGTGTCTGGTGGGCTATGTATTTTTAAAGAGAATCAGAAAAAATAAAGTGGAGCGTTTAAGTTAG
- a CDS encoding cytidylate kinase-like family protein, translating to MAKRIITISREFGSGGRFIGEEVAKKLGIAYYDKDIIGQIAEKSGFSTEYIKENAELSPKKGLFGYAFAGRDLTGKSVEDMVYEAQRKVILEIAEKESCVIIGRNADFILKDREDVLNVFIHGDMPEKVQRICRLYHVNEGEAAKMMADIDKRRMTNYRFYTEQKWGMAGNYTLSMNSSRLGYEMCEKMIMDCTKAGVAHSCICTSQVL from the coding sequence ATGGCAAAAAGAATCATTACAATCAGCAGAGAATTCGGAAGCGGCGGTCGTTTTATCGGCGAAGAAGTGGCAAAGAAGCTTGGAATTGCCTATTACGATAAGGATATCATCGGTCAGATTGCAGAGAAGTCAGGATTTTCTACGGAGTACATAAAGGAAAATGCGGAACTCTCTCCAAAGAAGGGTTTGTTTGGCTATGCTTTTGCCGGACGCGACCTTACCGGAAAATCCGTGGAAGATATGGTGTACGAAGCGCAGAGAAAGGTGATTCTGGAGATCGCAGAAAAGGAGAGCTGCGTCATTATAGGAAGAAATGCAGATTTTATTTTGAAGGACAGAGAGGATGTGCTGAATGTATTTATACACGGCGATATGCCGGAAAAAGTGCAGCGCATCTGCAGACTGTACCATGTCAACGAAGGCGAGGCAGCTAAAATGATGGCGGATATTGATAAGAGGCGTATGACAAATTATCGTTTTTACACGGAGCAGAAATGGGGAATGGCGGGCAATTATACACTGTCTATGAACAGCTCCAGGCTGGGGTATGAGATGTGTGAGAAAATGATTATGGATTGTACAAAAGCTGGCGTTGCGCACTCTTGTATTTGTACGTCTCAGGTTTTATAA
- a CDS encoding sulfite exporter TauE/SafE family protein, which translates to MTLLFTILVTFFAGMGAGLGTGFAGMSAAAVISPMLITFLDVDPYMAVGIALSSDVLASAVSAYVYGKNKNLDIRNGVIMMVSVLIFTVIGSYISSLVPSTTMGNFSVFMTFLLGIKFIVKPVMTTKESMAQVSTKKRAIQSVVCGVIIGFICGFIGAGGGMMMLLILTSVLGYELKTAVGTSVFIMTFTALTGAVSHFAIGGAPDWTIFLLCVVFTFLWARIASVFANKATPKTLNRATGVILVVLGIVVLAFSLL; encoded by the coding sequence ATGACATTATTATTCACGATACTCGTCACCTTTTTTGCCGGCATGGGCGCCGGACTCGGCACCGGCTTCGCCGGAATGAGCGCAGCCGCCGTCATCAGCCCGATGTTAATCACTTTTCTGGATGTCGACCCCTATATGGCAGTCGGCATCGCCCTCTCCTCCGACGTGCTTGCAAGCGCCGTCTCCGCCTACGTCTATGGTAAAAACAAAAATCTGGATATCCGCAACGGAGTGATTATGATGGTGAGCGTCTTAATCTTCACCGTCATCGGAAGCTACATCTCAAGCCTTGTCCCGTCCACCACCATGGGGAATTTTTCCGTCTTCATGACGTTTCTTCTCGGCATCAAGTTCATCGTAAAACCTGTCATGACGACAAAAGAATCCATGGCGCAGGTCTCCACAAAAAAACGTGCCATCCAGTCGGTTGTCTGCGGCGTGATCATCGGATTTATCTGCGGTTTCATCGGTGCCGGAGGCGGCATGATGATGCTCTTAATTTTAACCTCTGTGCTGGGCTATGAGTTAAAAACTGCGGTTGGCACGAGCGTATTTATCATGACTTTCACCGCTCTCACCGGAGCCGTGTCGCACTTTGCCATCGGCGGCGCTCCCGACTGGACAATCTTTCTTCTGTGCGTGGTGTTCACGTTCCTCTGGGCGAGAATCGCATCCGTATTCGCCAATAAGGCCACACCAAAGACGTTAAACCGTGCAACCGGTGTCATTCTTGTAGTCCTTGGCATCGTCGTGCTGGCGTTTTCCTTGTTGTAA
- a CDS encoding MarR family winged helix-turn-helix transcriptional regulator, with translation MNTGIEFTMKLSAAYSAVCRPLCHELNLPQTAFDILMFLANNPEYTTARDIVEVRKIKANLVSINVDKLVGEGYLRREADTDDRRKTHLLCTDKAGAVIEQGRTLQNRFMNSLLAHIDDAARKQLAESIHQMEQNLDHMLEEEH, from the coding sequence ATGAATACCGGTATTGAATTTACCATGAAACTATCGGCTGCCTACAGTGCTGTATGCAGACCTTTGTGTCACGAACTGAATCTCCCACAGACCGCGTTCGATATTCTGATGTTTCTGGCGAACAACCCAGAATATACCACCGCACGCGATATTGTGGAAGTCCGCAAGATCAAAGCCAACCTCGTATCGATCAACGTAGACAAGCTTGTCGGTGAAGGTTATCTGCGGCGTGAGGCGGACACAGACGACCGCAGGAAGACCCATCTGCTCTGCACAGACAAAGCCGGCGCTGTCATCGAACAGGGGCGCACACTTCAGAACCGCTTTATGAACAGTCTTCTGGCGCACATCGACGACGCTGCCAGAAAGCAGCTCGCAGAAAGTATTCACCAGATGGAGCAGAATCTGGATCACATGTTAGAGGAGGAACACTGA
- a CDS encoding YitT family protein, giving the protein MKKEDREIFLKQIFWEVVGSAFIAGGIYNFAVQAGFPMTGFSGISIILYQLFGVPVGFSTILLNIPVAILCYRLLGRHFFFSSLRCMLISSLMIDYVAPLLPVYSGDRLLAALCTGVFAGLGYAVIYMQNSSTGGSDFIIMAVKNLKPYWSVGKISFVTDVIIILLGGFLLRDVDGIIYGMIVSFLLAIVVDKLMYGINSGKMTLVVTEHGKEICDVIDSCCGRGSTILQGQGGYRCDNKQVVMCVCNNKEMYLLQHAVKEADPASFMIILESNEVHGEGFRTIRIGEGETQAKNSAV; this is encoded by the coding sequence ATGAAAAAAGAAGATAGAGAGATATTTTTAAAACAGATATTCTGGGAGGTTGTGGGAAGTGCGTTTATCGCTGGCGGTATTTACAATTTTGCGGTGCAGGCGGGATTTCCGATGACCGGATTTTCCGGTATCTCGATCATTTTATATCAGCTGTTCGGTGTGCCGGTTGGATTTTCCACGATACTGCTGAATATACCGGTGGCAATATTATGCTATCGTCTGCTGGGAAGACATTTTTTCTTCAGCTCACTGCGCTGTATGCTGATTTCTTCTCTGATGATTGACTATGTTGCGCCGCTGCTCCCGGTTTACTCGGGAGACCGTCTGCTTGCGGCACTCTGTACCGGTGTGTTTGCCGGACTGGGATATGCGGTGATTTACATGCAGAATTCCTCGACCGGTGGTTCCGACTTTATTATTATGGCAGTCAAGAATCTGAAACCATACTGGTCTGTCGGGAAAATTTCGTTCGTGACGGATGTGATCATCATTCTTCTGGGCGGATTTCTGCTTCGGGATGTGGATGGAATTATCTACGGAATGATTGTGAGTTTTCTGCTGGCAATCGTGGTCGACAAGCTGATGTACGGCATCAATTCCGGGAAAATGACACTTGTCGTGACAGAGCATGGAAAGGAGATCTGCGATGTGATCGATTCCTGCTGCGGCCGCGGCTCTACGATATTACAGGGACAGGGCGGTTACCGCTGTGACAACAAACAGGTCGTGATGTGCGTGTGCAACAACAAAGAGATGTATCTGCTTCAGCATGCTGTTAAGGAGGCAGACCCGGCATCGTTTATGATTATATTGGAGTCCAATGAAGTGCACGGAGAGGGCTTCCGCACCATCAGGATCGGAGAGGGTGAGACGCAGGCAAAGAACAGCGCGGTTTGA
- a CDS encoding GNAT family N-acetyltransferase, whose translation MQSLETLTERDFDSVWEIMEESFPRDERRSREAQRKILDVSWYHLYGYRAHGELMAFLAVWEFDTFLFVEHFAVRKSCRNGGLGAVLLTQLTTQSRKPVILEVELPTGELEARRIAFYERNGFVMNPFEYMQPAMGEDRHAIPLRIMSYPKRLLADEFETMRDVLYCHVYRQK comes from the coding sequence ATGCAGAGTTTAGAGACACTGACAGAACGGGATTTTGACAGCGTATGGGAGATTATGGAGGAGAGTTTTCCGCGGGACGAGAGACGATCCAGGGAGGCGCAGAGAAAGATACTGGATGTCTCCTGGTATCACCTGTACGGGTACCGTGCACATGGGGAACTGATGGCGTTTCTGGCAGTGTGGGAGTTTGATACATTCCTGTTTGTGGAGCACTTTGCCGTGAGGAAATCATGCCGAAACGGCGGACTTGGAGCGGTACTTCTGACACAGCTGACGACGCAGAGCAGAAAGCCGGTTATACTGGAGGTGGAACTGCCGACCGGTGAACTGGAAGCCAGACGGATTGCATTTTATGAGAGAAACGGATTCGTGATGAATCCGTTTGAATATATGCAGCCGGCGATGGGAGAGGACAGACATGCCATCCCGCTTCGGATCATGTCTTATCCGAAGCGGCTTTTGGCGGATGAATTTGAGACCATGCGGGACGTGCTTTACTGTCATGTCTATCGGCAGAAATAG
- a CDS encoding exodeoxyribonuclease III → MKLISWNVNGLRACMQKGFAEFFTASDADIFCIQESKLQEGQIDFAPEGYYAYWNYAQKKGYSGTAIFTRKEPLSVHYGIGIPQHDTEGRVITLEFPDFYMVTCYTPNSQNELARLSYRMEWEDAFLSYLKGLDRNKPLILCGDLNVAHEEIDLKNPKTNRKNAGFTDEERTKMTALLSAGFTDTFRHFYPDTEGIYSWWSYRFHAREKNAGWRIDYFITSSALDDRLVDAGILTDVTGSDHCPVTLTVDLPFCP, encoded by the coding sequence ATGAAACTGATCTCATGGAATGTCAACGGTCTGCGCGCCTGCATGCAGAAAGGCTTCGCAGAATTTTTTACAGCAAGTGATGCTGATATTTTCTGTATCCAGGAATCCAAACTGCAGGAGGGGCAGATTGATTTTGCACCGGAGGGCTATTACGCTTACTGGAATTATGCGCAGAAAAAGGGCTACTCCGGCACCGCCATTTTTACCAGAAAGGAACCTCTGTCGGTGCATTACGGCATCGGCATTCCACAGCACGATACCGAGGGACGTGTGATTACGCTGGAATTCCCGGATTTTTATATGGTCACCTGCTACACGCCAAATTCCCAGAATGAACTGGCAAGGCTCTCCTACCGCATGGAGTGGGAAGATGCATTTCTCTCATATCTAAAAGGTCTTGACCGGAACAAGCCTCTGATTCTCTGCGGCGATCTCAATGTCGCCCACGAAGAGATCGACCTTAAGAATCCGAAAACCAACCGGAAAAACGCCGGTTTTACCGACGAGGAGCGCACAAAAATGACGGCTCTTTTATCCGCCGGCTTCACCGATACGTTCCGCCATTTTTATCCGGATACCGAGGGCATCTACTCCTGGTGGTCCTACCGCTTTCACGCCAGAGAGAAGAACGCCGGATGGCGTATCGACTACTTCATCACCTCATCCGCACTCGATGACCGCCTTGTGGATGCAGGAATTCTCACCGATGTCACTGGCTCCGACCACTGTCCGGTAACACTTACCGTCGATCTGCCATTCTGTCCATAG
- a CDS encoding DUF5131 family protein, with protein MAVWNPWHGCKKISAGCDNCYVYEKDAMYGKNASVIRRTANFDLPVKKNRRGEYKLLPQEEPVYVCMTSDFFLPEADEWRSEAWAMIKERQDLSFVIETKREHRFFKALPGDWGDGYENVTILCSVEIQRRADDRIPAFLKLPVRHKGILCEPLLEKLVLDAYLKTGEIAQVLCGGEQGADARVCDFAWALELMNQCVNCGVTFRFLRTGTFFRKGNRIYRIAEEEQEEQARRAGVDYTP; from the coding sequence ATGGCGGTCTGGAATCCCTGGCATGGCTGCAAGAAAATCAGTGCAGGGTGCGACAACTGTTATGTATATGAAAAAGATGCGATGTACGGCAAAAATGCGTCCGTGATCCGAAGGACAGCCAATTTTGATCTGCCGGTAAAGAAGAACCGGAGAGGAGAATACAAGCTGCTGCCACAGGAGGAACCGGTCTATGTGTGCATGACGTCGGATTTTTTCCTGCCGGAGGCGGATGAATGGCGGAGCGAGGCGTGGGCGATGATCAAGGAGCGGCAGGATCTTTCCTTTGTGATTGAGACAAAGAGGGAGCACCGCTTTTTTAAAGCACTGCCCGGCGACTGGGGAGACGGCTATGAAAACGTGACGATTCTCTGTTCGGTGGAGATTCAGAGACGCGCGGATGACCGGATTCCTGCATTTTTAAAACTGCCGGTGCGCCATAAGGGAATTCTCTGCGAACCGCTCCTTGAAAAACTGGTGCTGGATGCGTATCTAAAGACCGGGGAGATTGCGCAGGTTCTCTGCGGCGGCGAACAGGGAGCAGACGCGCGTGTATGCGATTTTGCCTGGGCGCTGGAACTGATGAACCAGTGCGTGAACTGCGGGGTTACATTCCGCTTTTTGCGGACCGGCACTTTTTTCCGGAAAGGGAACCGGATATACCGGATCGCGGAGGAGGAACAGGAAGAGCAGGCGAGGCGGGCAGGCGTGGACTACACGCCATAA
- a CDS encoding ASKHA domain-containing protein, whose protein sequence is MNVQYAKEVIELPAGSGGKAETLLMRLIRAGHYVDAPCGGKGTCGRCRVRFVSEAPQPTANERRLLTAEERSSGVRMACEVCGAEACSLQLPVSREQKIDVLVTADAADGENTGQTAGAIPGERDCAAMHNREGAAKIWGHSGKQRCGAAVDIGTTTLAATLYDLTERKRIAAASSVNHQRAYGADVLSRIQAANEGAAEELRLSICRDIDALLAGLVADAGIPDDAVEELVIVGNTTMCHLLRGLSCAGLGAAPFTPEDLSLWEGSDAELALSDRWSVSVTILPGISAFVGADIVAGIYALEMDRKKNALLLDIGTNGEMAAGGADGFLVTSAAAGPVFEGGNISCGVAGVPGAVTSLVLERDPAAIGGIRTVELSTIAGETPIGLCGTGIIDAVGEAVRLGLIDENGTFEEPWFTDGMPVAEGRFRFRQEDVRQVQMGKAAIRAGIETLLAEYGGGDPEEILIAGGFGCRMDEEQTIRIGLFPEQFRGHITMIGNSALAGAQRYLLDDRTAAKQRLASITGRAQELSLAMHPKFNELYLDEMFFDTDR, encoded by the coding sequence ATGAACGTTCAATATGCAAAAGAAGTGATAGAACTTCCGGCAGGATCGGGCGGGAAGGCAGAGACGCTGCTGATGCGTCTGATAAGAGCGGGACATTATGTGGATGCGCCCTGCGGCGGAAAGGGAACCTGTGGAAGATGCCGCGTGCGCTTTGTGTCGGAGGCACCACAACCGACGGCAAATGAGCGGAGGCTGCTCACAGCGGAAGAACGAAGCAGTGGCGTGCGCATGGCGTGTGAAGTGTGCGGGGCAGAGGCATGCAGCCTGCAGCTTCCCGTAAGCCGGGAGCAGAAGATTGATGTGTTGGTCACGGCGGATGCAGCGGATGGGGAAAATACCGGTCAGACGGCAGGAGCCATCCCTGGTGAGAGAGATTGCGCGGCGATGCACAACAGAGAGGGTGCAGCCAAGATATGGGGGCATTCCGGGAAACAGCGCTGCGGCGCTGCCGTGGATATCGGTACCACCACGCTCGCTGCAACGCTTTATGACCTTACAGAGAGGAAACGGATTGCCGCCGCATCCTCGGTAAATCACCAACGGGCATACGGCGCGGATGTTCTGTCCAGAATCCAGGCGGCAAACGAGGGGGCGGCAGAGGAACTGCGCCTTAGCATCTGCCGGGATATTGATGCGCTGCTTGCGGGACTCGTGGCGGATGCCGGGATACCGGATGATGCTGTGGAGGAACTTGTGATTGTCGGAAATACGACCATGTGTCATCTCCTGCGCGGATTATCCTGTGCGGGGCTTGGAGCGGCGCCTTTTACGCCTGAGGATCTCTCTCTCTGGGAGGGGAGCGATGCAGAGCTTGCACTGTCTGACCGGTGGAGTGTGTCAGTGACCATTTTGCCCGGAATCTCTGCTTTCGTCGGAGCGGATATCGTGGCGGGAATCTATGCCTTGGAAATGGACCGGAAGAAAAATGCGTTGCTGCTGGACATCGGCACCAACGGGGAGATGGCAGCCGGGGGAGCGGATGGATTTCTTGTGACTTCCGCAGCGGCGGGACCGGTCTTTGAGGGCGGGAATATATCCTGCGGTGTTGCGGGCGTTCCGGGAGCCGTGACAAGCCTGGTTCTGGAGAGAGATCCTGCCGCCATAGGAGGAATAAGAACCGTGGAGTTAAGCACCATCGCTGGTGAGACACCGATCGGCTTATGCGGAACCGGGATTATTGACGCTGTGGGAGAAGCCGTGCGGCTCGGACTCATCGATGAGAACGGGACGTTTGAGGAACCCTGGTTTACGGACGGCATGCCGGTCGCGGAGGGCAGATTCCGGTTCCGGCAGGAGGATGTGAGACAGGTGCAGATGGGCAAGGCGGCGATCCGCGCAGGGATCGAGACGCTGCTCGCGGAATACGGCGGAGGAGACCCCGAAGAAATCCTGATCGCAGGAGGTTTTGGCTGCAGGATGGACGAGGAGCAGACTATCCGGATCGGACTGTTCCCGGAACAATTCCGGGGACATATCACGATGATTGGCAACAGTGCGCTTGCGGGAGCACAGCGGTATCTGCTCGACGACAGGACGGCGGCAAAACAGAGGCTTGCGTCTATCACAGGGCGCGCACAGGAACTTTCGCTTGCCATGCACCCGAAATTCAACGAATTATATTTGGACGAGATGTTTTTTGATACAGACAGATGA
- a CDS encoding MATE family efflux transporter, with the protein MEQKNDFLGRDPIGRLLWRMSLPAIVAQLINLLYNLVDRVYIGHMPEDGALALTGVGVCLPIIMIVSAFAALVSNGGAPRASMAMGKGDYDEAEKILGNSVALQIVISAVLTVLLLLFYRPLLLTFGASENTIGFASDYMKIYAAGTVFVQLTLGMNAFITAQGFARTGMLSVMIGAGCNIVLDPVLIYGFGMGVRGAATATVISQAVSTVWVLSFLTGKKTVLKIRKKYLRMEAGVVLPGLALGLAPFIMQASESVITVCFNASLLKYGGDVAVGAMTILSSAMQFSMLPMQGLGQGAQPITSYNYGARNAERVKRTFRLLLTTSLCYSMAVWLLIMLFPQMFAMIFSSNAELIAYTKWALRIYCAAMGIFGAQIACQMTFISIGNAGASIIVAIMRKFVLLLPLIYLLPHLVKNQTMGVYLAEPAADVIAVSFTLVLFFFQFKKAIAVIEKPQ; encoded by the coding sequence ATGGAACAAAAAAATGATTTTCTCGGGAGAGATCCGATTGGGAGACTGCTGTGGCGCATGTCGCTTCCAGCGATCGTTGCACAGCTGATCAACCTGTTATATAACCTGGTAGACCGGGTCTATATCGGACATATGCCGGAAGATGGGGCGCTGGCACTTACAGGGGTGGGCGTCTGCCTGCCCATTATCATGATTGTGTCGGCATTTGCCGCACTTGTGAGCAACGGCGGGGCACCGAGGGCTTCCATGGCGATGGGAAAGGGCGACTATGACGAGGCGGAAAAAATTCTCGGCAACAGCGTTGCACTGCAGATTGTCATCTCCGCCGTGCTCACGGTTCTGCTGTTACTGTTTTACAGACCGCTGTTGCTGACGTTCGGAGCAAGTGAGAATACTATCGGCTTTGCTTCGGATTATATGAAAATCTATGCGGCCGGAACGGTCTTTGTGCAGCTGACGCTCGGCATGAATGCGTTTATCACGGCGCAGGGCTTTGCCAGGACAGGAATGCTCAGCGTTATGATCGGCGCGGGCTGCAATATTGTGCTCGACCCGGTTCTGATCTATGGATTCGGTATGGGAGTCCGCGGAGCGGCGACCGCGACGGTGATCTCGCAGGCGGTATCGACCGTCTGGGTTCTCTCATTCCTGACGGGAAAAAAGACTGTATTAAAAATCCGCAAAAAGTATCTGCGCATGGAAGCGGGCGTGGTACTTCCGGGGCTGGCGCTTGGACTTGCCCCGTTTATCATGCAGGCAAGCGAGAGCGTGATTACGGTCTGCTTCAATGCCTCGCTGCTCAAATACGGGGGAGACGTGGCGGTGGGAGCCATGACGATTCTATCCAGTGCGATGCAGTTTTCCATGCTTCCGATGCAGGGACTCGGACAGGGCGCCCAGCCGATCACAAGCTACAATTACGGCGCCAGAAATGCAGAGCGCGTTAAAAGGACATTCCGTCTGCTGTTGACCACAAGCCTGTGCTATTCGATGGCGGTATGGCTTTTAATCATGCTGTTTCCGCAGATGTTTGCAATGATTTTTTCCTCCAACGCAGAGCTGATCGCATACACGAAGTGGGCGCTCCGCATCTACTGTGCCGCCATGGGTATTTTCGGGGCGCAGATTGCATGTCAGATGACATTTATCTCGATCGGCAATGCGGGGGCTTCGATCATTGTGGCGATTATGCGTAAATTTGTGCTGTTGCTGCCGCTTATTTATCTGCTGCCGCATCTGGTGAAAAATCAGACCATGGGCGTGTATCTGGCAGAGCCGGCAGCGGATGTGATCGCGGTAAGCTTTACGCTTGTTCTGTTTTTCTTCCAGTTCAAAAAGGCGATTGCTGTCATAGAGAAGCCGCAATAG